From the genome of Pseudomonas sp. Teo4, one region includes:
- a CDS encoding AI-2E family transporter encodes MFKVLRDWMQRYFSDEEAVVLAVLLFLAFTAVLTLGGMLAPVLAGLVLAFLMQGLVNALERLRVPTGVAVSVVFALFMGALAVFLLVLVPLLWHQLITLFNELPGMLGKWQSLLLLLPERYPHLVSDEQVLHAIESVRGEIGKFGQWALTFSLSSLPLLVNAMIYLVLVPILVFFFLKDRELIGRWVSGYLPRQRTLLNRVGSEMNRQIANYIRGKGIEILICGIATYIAFISLGLNYAALLALLVGLSVVVPYVGAVVVTVPVTLIALFQWGWGDQFIYLMTVYAIIQALDGNVLVPLLFSEAVSLHPVAIICAVLLFGGLWGFWGIFFAIPLATLIKAVLDAWPRQEASVSPML; translated from the coding sequence ATGTTCAAAGTGCTTCGTGACTGGATGCAGCGCTACTTCTCCGATGAGGAAGCGGTGGTGCTGGCGGTCCTGCTATTCCTGGCCTTCACCGCGGTACTGACCCTCGGTGGCATGCTGGCGCCGGTGCTGGCGGGCCTGGTGCTGGCCTTTCTGATGCAGGGGCTGGTCAATGCCCTGGAGCGCCTGCGGGTGCCGACGGGGGTGGCGGTGAGTGTGGTGTTCGCCCTGTTCATGGGGGCGCTGGCGGTGTTCCTGCTGGTGCTGGTGCCGTTGCTCTGGCACCAGTTGATCACCCTGTTCAACGAGTTGCCGGGAATGCTGGGCAAATGGCAGTCGCTGCTGTTGCTGTTGCCTGAGCGCTACCCGCACCTGGTGTCGGACGAGCAGGTGCTGCATGCCATCGAGTCGGTGCGTGGCGAAATCGGCAAGTTTGGCCAGTGGGCGCTGACCTTCTCGCTGTCCAGCCTGCCGTTGCTGGTCAACGCCATGATCTACCTGGTGCTGGTACCGATTCTGGTGTTCTTCTTCCTCAAGGACCGCGAGTTGATCGGCCGCTGGGTCAGCGGTTACCTGCCACGCCAGCGAACGCTGCTCAACCGGGTTGGCAGCGAAATGAACCGGCAAATTGCCAACTACATTCGCGGCAAGGGCATCGAAATCCTGATCTGCGGCATTGCCACCTATATCGCCTTCATCAGCCTGGGGCTCAATTACGCCGCACTGCTGGCGCTGCTGGTGGGGTTGTCGGTGGTGGTGCCCTACGTGGGGGCGGTGGTGGTGACCGTGCCGGTGACACTGATTGCGCTGTTCCAATGGGGTTGGGGCGACCAGTTCATTTACTTGATGACGGTGTACGCGATCATTCAGGCGCTCGATGGCAACGTGCTGGTGCCGCTGCTGTTCTCCGAGGCGGTGAGCCTGCACCCGGTGGCGATCATTTGCGCGGTGTTGCTGTTCGGCGGGTTGTGGGGGTTTTGGGGGATCTTCTTCGCGATCCCGTTGGCGACGCTGATCAAGGCCGTGCTGGATGCCTGGCCGAGGCAGGAGGCGAGTGTTTCGCCGATGCTGTAA
- the purC gene encoding phosphoribosylaminoimidazolesuccinocarboxamide synthase — translation MEKREELYRGKAKSVYKTDDADRLILLFRNDTSAFDGKRIEQLDRKGMVNNKFNAFIMQKLEEAGVPTQFDKLLGDNECLVKKLDMIPVECVVRNYAAGSLVKRLGVEEGIKLEPSTFELFLKNDEKGDPFINESHVVAFGWGTAEQLAEMKKLSLKVNEVLNKLFDDAGLLLVDFKLEFGVFHGQIVLGDEFSPDGCRLWDKETRKKMDKDRFRQGLGDVIEAYEEVAKRLGVPL, via the coding sequence ATGGAAAAACGCGAAGAACTCTACCGCGGCAAAGCCAAATCGGTTTACAAGACCGACGACGCCGACCGCTTGATCCTGCTGTTCCGTAACGACACCTCGGCGTTCGACGGCAAGCGTATCGAACAGCTCGACCGCAAAGGCATGGTGAACAACAAGTTCAACGCCTTCATCATGCAGAAACTGGAAGAAGCCGGCGTGCCGACCCAGTTCGACAAGCTGCTGGGCGACAACGAGTGCCTGGTGAAGAAGCTGGACATGATCCCGGTCGAGTGCGTAGTGCGTAACTATGCCGCTGGCAGCCTGGTCAAGCGCCTGGGCGTGGAAGAGGGCATCAAGCTCGAGCCGTCCACTTTCGAGCTGTTCCTGAAGAACGACGAGAAGGGCGACCCCTTCATCAACGAATCCCACGTCGTTGCCTTCGGCTGGGGCACCGCCGAGCAGCTGGCAGAAATGAAGAAGCTGTCGCTGAAGGTCAACGAAGTGCTGAACAAGCTGTTCGACGACGCCGGCCTGCTGCTGGTCGACTTCAAGCTGGAGTTCGGCGTGTTCCACGGCCAGATCGTCCTGGGTGACGAGTTCAGCCCGGACGGCTGCCGTCTGTGGGACAAAGAAACCCGCAAGAAGATGGACAAGGACCGCTTCCGCCAGGGTCTGGGCGACGTGATCGAAGCCTACGAAGAAGTTGCCAAGCGCCTGGGCGTGCCGCTGTAA
- a CDS encoding sulfurtransferase TusA family protein: MSDTLTCDAELDASGLNCPLPLLKAKMELNRLASGAVLKVIATDAGSQRDFRTFAQLAGHTLLRETAEAGTYTYWLKKA, from the coding sequence ATGAGTGACACCTTAACCTGTGACGCCGAACTGGACGCCAGTGGGCTGAACTGCCCTCTGCCGCTGCTCAAGGCCAAGATGGAGCTCAATCGGCTGGCCAGCGGTGCGGTGCTCAAGGTGATTGCCACCGATGCAGGTTCCCAGCGCGACTTTCGCACTTTCGCGCAGTTGGCCGGTCATACGCTGCTACGTGAAACGGCCGAAGCCGGTACTTATACCTACTGGCTGAAAAAGGCCTGA
- a CDS encoding type VI secretion system tube protein Hcp, which translates to MAFDAYIKIDDIAGEALDEQYTNWIEITSYNFGVNQSTSATASSSGGATSGRTTLSNFTFTKYLDSASCKLLEASCAGQHLKEVKLALCRAGSDKLKYYEIVLEEVIIADYSQNASSGVPIEVVQLNYGRIKTTYTRQKRSDGSGGGNVTGGWDRINNKKHA; encoded by the coding sequence ATGGCCTTCGACGCCTACATTAAAATCGACGATATTGCTGGTGAAGCGCTGGATGAGCAGTACACCAACTGGATCGAGATCACGAGCTACAACTTTGGTGTCAATCAAAGCACATCTGCCACCGCGAGCTCATCCGGCGGGGCAACATCAGGTCGTACGACCCTTAGCAACTTCACCTTCACCAAATATCTCGACAGTGCCAGTTGCAAACTGCTGGAAGCCAGTTGTGCGGGCCAGCACCTCAAGGAAGTGAAGCTGGCGTTGTGCCGGGCTGGCAGCGACAAGCTCAAGTACTACGAGATTGTCTTGGAAGAGGTGATCATTGCCGACTACTCGCAAAACGCTAGTTCTGGTGTGCCCATCGAAGTTGTTCAGTTGAACTACGGGCGTATTAAGACCACCTACACCCGTCAGAAACGTTCCGATGGCAGTGGTGGCGGCAATGTGACGGGGGGCTGGGACCGCATCAACAACAAGAAGCACGCGTGA
- the dapA gene encoding 4-hydroxy-tetrahydrodipicolinate synthase, with protein MIAGSMVALVTPMDAQGRLDWGSLDKLVDFHLENGTHAIVAVGTTGESATLDVEEHILVIKHVVERVKHSKNPIPVIAGTGANSTAEAVHLTQNAKNAGADACLLVVPYYNKPTQEGLYQHFKHIAEAVDIPQILYNVPGRTSCDMQAETVIRLSKVPNIIGIKEATGDLQRAKAILDGVDKDFIVMSGDDPTAVELILMGGKGNISVTANVAPREMADMCEAALEGNAEKARAINEKLMPLHKDLFCEANPIPVKWALVEMGLMHKGIRLPLTWLSEGCHEKVRTALRQSGVLV; from the coding sequence ATGATTGCGGGCAGTATGGTGGCATTGGTCACACCCATGGATGCACAAGGGCGTCTTGATTGGGGCAGCCTCGACAAACTTGTAGACTTCCACCTGGAAAACGGCACCCATGCGATCGTCGCCGTCGGTACCACCGGTGAGTCCGCGACCCTGGATGTCGAAGAACACATCCTGGTCATCAAGCACGTGGTCGAGCGCGTCAAGCACAGCAAAAACCCGATTCCGGTCATCGCCGGTACCGGTGCGAACTCCACCGCCGAAGCCGTGCACCTGACCCAGAACGCCAAGAACGCTGGCGCCGACGCCTGCCTGCTGGTAGTGCCGTACTACAACAAGCCGACCCAGGAAGGCCTGTACCAGCACTTCAAGCACATCGCCGAAGCCGTCGACATTCCGCAGATCCTCTACAACGTACCCGGCCGCACCTCCTGCGACATGCAGGCCGAGACCGTGATCCGCCTGTCGAAAGTGCCGAACATCATCGGCATCAAGGAAGCCACCGGCGACCTGCAGCGCGCCAAGGCCATCCTCGACGGCGTCGACAAGGACTTCATCGTCATGTCCGGCGACGACCCGACCGCTGTCGAGCTGATCCTGATGGGCGGAAAGGGCAACATCTCCGTTACCGCCAACGTCGCCCCGCGCGAAATGGCCGATATGTGCGAGGCCGCCCTTGAGGGCAATGCCGAGAAGGCCCGCGCGATCAACGAAAAACTCATGCCGTTGCACAAAGACCTGTTCTGCGAAGCCAACCCGATCCCTGTGAAGTGGGCGCTGGTGGAAATGGGCCTGATGCACAAGGGCATCCGCCTGCCGCTGACCTGGCTGAGCGAAGGCTGTCACGAAAAAGTCCGTACTGCCTTGCGCCAGTCCGGCGTACTGGTTTAA
- a CDS encoding glycine cleavage system protein R: MSTPTVREQFLVISALGPNPMELANVLSRAAFENRCAVVTSRLSRHGETSALILQVGGSWDALARLEAMLPSLGKKHGLTLDVVRSADQEVRPQALPYVAYISAAYRPDIISELCQFFLDHRVELESLTCDTYLAPQTGSSMLNAQFTVILPAGTQISWLRDQFLDFADALNLDALIEPWRPQNPM, encoded by the coding sequence ATGTCCACCCCCACCGTCCGCGAACAATTTCTTGTCATCAGTGCCTTGGGGCCCAACCCCATGGAGCTGGCCAATGTCCTTAGCCGCGCCGCCTTCGAAAACCGCTGCGCGGTGGTCACTTCGCGCCTGAGCCGCCATGGCGAGACCAGTGCCCTGATCCTGCAGGTCGGTGGCAGCTGGGACGCCCTGGCGCGCCTCGAGGCCATGCTGCCGAGCCTGGGCAAGAAACACGGCCTGACTCTGGATGTGGTGCGTAGCGCCGATCAGGAAGTGCGCCCGCAGGCCTTGCCGTACGTGGCCTACATCAGTGCCGCCTACCGCCCGGACATCATCAGCGAGCTGTGCCAGTTCTTCCTCGACCACCGCGTCGAGCTGGAAAGCCTGACCTGCGACACCTACCTGGCGCCGCAGACCGGCAGCAGCATGCTCAACGCCCAGTTCACCGTGATTCTGCCGGCCGGCACCCAGATCAGCTGGCTGCGCGACCAGTTCCTCGACTTCGCCGATGCCCTGAACCTGGATGCACTGATCGAGCCTTGGCGCCCACAGAACCCCATGTAA
- a CDS encoding peroxiredoxin, whose protein sequence is MAVALDQPVADFQAQATSGQAVNLAELKGRQVVLYFYPKDSTPGCTTEGQGFRDQHAAFEAANTVVFGVSRDGIKSHENFKAKQGFPFELISDKDEALCQLFDVIKLKKLYGKEYMGVDRSTFLIDKDGVLRQEWRGVKVPGHVDAVLAAAQALSKA, encoded by the coding sequence ATGGCTGTAGCACTCGACCAACCCGTCGCCGATTTCCAGGCCCAGGCCACCAGCGGCCAGGCCGTGAACCTTGCCGAACTCAAGGGCCGTCAGGTGGTGCTGTACTTCTATCCGAAGGACAGCACCCCGGGCTGCACCACCGAAGGCCAGGGTTTCCGTGACCAGCACGCGGCCTTCGAGGCTGCCAACACCGTAGTGTTCGGCGTTTCGCGCGATGGCATCAAGTCCCATGAGAACTTCAAGGCCAAGCAGGGCTTCCCGTTCGAGCTGATCAGCGACAAGGACGAGGCACTGTGCCAGCTGTTCGACGTGATCAAGCTGAAGAAGCTGTATGGCAAGGAGTACATGGGCGTGGACCGTAGCACCTTCCTGATCGACAAGGACGGTGTACTGCGCCAGGAATGGCGTGGGGTGAAGGTGCCGGGGCATGTGGATGCCGTGCTGGCGGCGGCTCAGGCTTTGAGCAAGGCTTGA
- a CDS encoding MBL fold metallo-hydrolase codes for MRFAVLGSGSQGNGTLIASGDTFILVDCGFSLRETERRLALLGVSAQQLSAVLVTHEHADHVHGVGLLSRRYNVPVYLSQGTLRGLRKPVEVAGFLACGDTLRIGSLEVNAVRVEHDAYEPLQYVFSDGRRRFGMLTDLGSYDMHLVERYQGLDALLIEANHCRDLLARGHYPQFLKLRVGGSQGHLNNHQAANLVAELGWQHLQHLVLAHLSSKNNLPQLARQCFVDTLGCDPDWLQVANQEHGLDWREIA; via the coding sequence GTGCGCTTCGCGGTACTCGGAAGCGGCAGCCAGGGAAACGGCACGCTGATCGCCAGTGGTGACACCTTCATCCTGGTCGATTGCGGCTTTTCCCTGCGCGAAACCGAGCGGCGCCTGGCGCTGCTCGGGGTGTCGGCGCAGCAACTGAGCGCGGTGCTGGTGACCCACGAACATGCCGACCACGTGCATGGGGTGGGCTTGCTGTCACGGCGCTACAATGTACCGGTCTACCTCAGCCAAGGCACATTGCGCGGTTTGCGCAAGCCGGTGGAGGTCGCCGGTTTTCTTGCCTGTGGCGACACCTTGCGCATTGGCAGCCTGGAAGTGAACGCTGTGCGGGTCGAGCACGATGCATACGAACCGTTGCAGTACGTGTTCAGTGACGGTCGCCGACGTTTCGGCATGCTGACCGACCTGGGCTCGTACGACATGCACCTGGTCGAGCGTTACCAAGGCCTGGATGCACTGCTGATCGAGGCCAACCATTGCCGCGACCTGCTCGCTCGCGGCCATTACCCGCAGTTTCTGAAATTGCGGGTCGGCGGTAGCCAAGGACATTTGAACAACCACCAGGCCGCAAACCTGGTGGCCGAGCTGGGCTGGCAGCACCTGCAACACCTGGTGCTGGCCCACCTCAGCAGCAAGAACAACCTGCCACAACTGGCCCGCCAGTGCTTTGTCGACACCCTTGGGTGCGACCCGGACTGGCTCCAGGTGGCGAATCAGGAACACGGGCTCGACTGGCGCGAAATCGCCTAG
- the bamC gene encoding outer membrane protein assembly factor BamC — translation MKRLAGLSTLALIISSTSGCGWLWGEDGYFRDRGSDYLQAHPTAPMQLPPDASNVKRLDPLLPIPRNVADDRATSEFEVPRPQPLTAAAEANDYSLQRSGNSRWVLAQHSPAEVWPVARQFFEDNGFRIAEERPQTGEFNTTWQRFDELSASLGQRLASTASSGDSEVRVRVRMEPGVQRNTSEVYIVSVERPAGSTAEPDFPSTSSNTGADALLVDEMLASMNRSAEKGGSVSLLAARDFDAPSRVSLSEDGSGNPVLYLGADLDRAWSSVGRALEQGGEWRVEDINRSLGLYYINLSEKPEDKQNEPGFFSRMFGSEPTKEEREARAERYQVRLSKVGESVQVTVEKNINTVAPADVARRVLSAIQDHLG, via the coding sequence ATGAAGCGACTGGCTGGTCTTTCCACGCTCGCCCTGATCATTTCCAGCACCAGTGGTTGTGGCTGGTTGTGGGGCGAGGATGGCTATTTCCGCGACCGCGGCAGCGATTACCTGCAAGCGCACCCGACCGCGCCGATGCAGCTGCCGCCGGACGCCAGCAACGTCAAGCGCCTTGACCCGCTGTTGCCGATCCCCCGTAACGTTGCCGACGACCGCGCCACTAGCGAGTTCGAGGTGCCACGCCCGCAACCGCTGACCGCGGCTGCCGAGGCCAATGACTACAGCCTGCAACGCAGCGGCAACAGCCGTTGGGTGCTGGCCCAGCATTCGCCTGCCGAAGTGTGGCCAGTGGCCCGCCAGTTCTTCGAGGACAACGGCTTCCGCATCGCCGAAGAACGCCCGCAGACCGGTGAGTTCAACACCACCTGGCAGCGTTTCGACGAACTGTCCGCCTCGCTGGGCCAGCGCCTGGCGAGCACCGCCAGCAGCGGCGACAGCGAAGTGCGTGTTCGCGTGCGCATGGAACCCGGCGTGCAGCGCAACACCTCCGAGGTGTACATCGTCAGCGTCGAGCGCCCGGCCGGCAGCACCGCCGAGCCTGATTTCCCGTCCACCTCCAGCAACACCGGGGCCGATGCCCTGCTGGTCGACGAAATGCTGGCCAGCATGAACCGCAGCGCCGAGAAAGGCGGTTCGGTGTCGCTGCTGGCCGCCCGCGACTTCGACGCCCCGAGCCGCGTCAGCCTGAGCGAAGACGGCAGCGGCAACCCGGTGCTGTACCTGGGCGCCGACCTGGACCGCGCTTGGTCCAGCGTAGGCCGTGCCCTGGAGCAGGGTGGCGAGTGGCGTGTCGAGGACATCAACCGCAGCCTGGGCCTGTACTACATCAACCTGTCGGAAAAGCCTGAAGACAAGCAGAACGAGCCTGGCTTCTTCAGCCGTATGTTCGGCAGCGAACCGACCAAGGAAGAGCGTGAAGCCCGCGCCGAGCGTTATCAGGTGCGCCTGAGCAAGGTTGGCGAAAGCGTGCAGGTCACGGTCGAGAAGAACATCAACACCGTGGCCCCGGCCGATGTCGCCCGCCGCGTGTTGAGCGCCATTCAGGACCACCTGGGCTAA